A region from the Oligoflexia bacterium genome encodes:
- the rpsM gene encoding 30S ribosomal protein S13, whose product MARISGVELPKKKRIDYALTYIYGVGYTRATSICDAANVDKFKKVDELAEGELVRIRDIIDQNYKVEGDLRREVNANIKRLMDLGCYRGMRHRKGLPVRGQRTHTNARTRKGKSKIAVKVNRPVGK is encoded by the coding sequence ATGGCACGTATTTCAGGTGTTGAGTTACCTAAAAAGAAAAGAATTGATTACGCTTTAACGTATATTTATGGTGTTGGTTATACCAGGGCCACATCTATATGTGATGCTGCTAATGTTGATAAGTTTAAAAAAGTTGATGAGTTGGCTGAAGGTGAATTGGTTAGAATTCGTGATATCATAGACCAAAACTATAAAGTGGAAGGTGACCTTCGTAGAGAAGTCAATGCCAATATCAAGCGTCTTATGGATTTAGGATGTTACAGAGGAATGCGTCATAGAAAAGGTTTACCAGTTCGCGGGCAAAGAACGCACACCAATGCAAGAACAAGAAAAGGTAAAAGCAAAATAGCGGTTAAAGTAAATAGACCGGTTGGAAAATAA
- a CDS encoding adenylate kinase, giving the protein MNVIFLGAPGAGKGTQAENVKEHFGLKHISSGDLLRESLSKETELGLKAKSYMDRGDLVPDEIVFAMIQEKLPAAQGVLFDGFPRNLEQAKQLDEVFFKLKDKINCVINLDVKEDVVIDRLIGRGRKDDNPEVIKNRLDVYRKQTQPLCSYYETQGKLYTIDASENVEKVWDNIKTCLERQNG; this is encoded by the coding sequence ATGAACGTTATATTTTTAGGAGCCCCAGGTGCCGGTAAAGGCACACAAGCAGAAAATGTTAAAGAGCATTTTGGTCTTAAGCATATTTCTTCGGGTGATTTATTGAGAGAATCTCTGAGTAAAGAAACTGAACTGGGTTTGAAGGCAAAATCTTACATGGACCGGGGTGATTTGGTGCCAGATGAGATTGTTTTTGCAATGATTCAAGAAAAACTTCCTGCAGCACAAGGGGTTTTGTTTGATGGTTTTCCAAGGAATCTTGAACAAGCCAAACAATTGGATGAAGTGTTTTTCAAATTAAAAGATAAAATAAACTGTGTGATTAACCTTGATGTTAAAGAAGATGTTGTCATTGATCGTTTGATTGGAAGAGGTCGTAAAGACGATAATCCTGAGGTTATAAAAAATCGGCTAGATGTTTATAGAAAACAAACGCAACCTTTATGCAGTTATTATGAAACTCAAGGGAAGTTATATACCATTGATGCCTCTGAGAATGTTGAAAAAGTTTGGGACAATATTAAAACATGTTTGGAGCGTCAAAATGGTTAA
- the rplQ gene encoding 50S ribosomal protein L17 produces MRKRNFGRRPHQRKALMRGLADQLIEHERITTTLVKAKELRKVVEPLITLGKKGDLHSRRQAASVLYKKETVQKLFDGGIVERFKDRPGGYTRIYKGGIRRGDAAPMAIIELIPEGDKPAKKKAKKTTQAKAASAKPAKTEEKKTKSATSKTVEKKAGKTPAKDKTTDKE; encoded by the coding sequence ATGAGAAAAAGAAATTTTGGTCGCAGACCTCATCAGCGTAAAGCTTTGATGAGAGGTTTGGCTGATCAATTGATTGAACATGAACGTATTACAACCACCTTGGTGAAAGCGAAAGAGCTTAGAAAAGTTGTAGAGCCATTGATTACTTTAGGTAAAAAAGGTGATTTACACTCAAGACGACAAGCAGCTTCAGTTTTATATAAAAAAGAAACTGTTCAAAAGTTGTTTGATGGTGGCATTGTTGAACGTTTTAAAGATCGTCCAGGTGGTTACACTCGGATCTACAAAGGTGGAATTAGACGTGGTGATGCAGCGCCTATGGCTATTATTGAGTTAATACCAGAAGGTGATAAACCTGCTAAGAAGAAAGCAAAAAAAACCACTCAGGCTAAAGCGGCCTCTGCTAAACCAGCAAAGACTGAAGAAAAAAAGACAAAGTCTGCCACAAGTAAAACAGTTGAAAAAAAAGCGGGTAAGACTCCAGCTAAAGACAAAACAACTGATAAAGAATAA
- a CDS encoding DNA-directed RNA polymerase subunit alpha, whose translation MYKNWKDLIEPEKVELERDPNRENYGKFTVKPLERGFGLTMGNSLRRVLLSSLQGAAITKVKVKGVEHEFSTIRGVAEDVSDIILNLKGVRIKCHSEGPETITIKASGQGDVTAKDIMTNDNIEILNPEHHIASLDENGKLEAEMTVKMGRGYVTSEENKDEDDEIGAISIDSAFSPIKRVNYNVTQARVGKKTDFDKLTLEVWTNGAIAPEDAVAYAAKIIKEQVQVFINFDEKTAEPEIVEVIEEEVPNKINEHLLRKVEELELSVRSANCLQNADLKFIGELVQKTEMDMLKTKNFGRKSLNEIKEILTEMGLGLGMKLDLETVKEIEKLRRNNSAVGQVSAALGESVV comes from the coding sequence ATGTATAAGAACTGGAAAGATCTGATTGAACCTGAAAAAGTAGAGCTGGAAAGAGATCCAAATCGTGAGAATTATGGTAAATTTACTGTAAAACCTCTAGAAAGAGGTTTTGGTCTTACAATGGGTAACTCTTTACGAAGAGTTTTGTTGTCTTCATTGCAAGGTGCTGCGATAACTAAAGTAAAAGTTAAGGGCGTAGAGCATGAGTTTTCAACCATCCGTGGTGTTGCTGAAGATGTATCTGATATTATCTTGAATCTTAAGGGTGTTCGTATTAAATGTCACTCTGAAGGTCCTGAAACCATTACTATTAAAGCTTCTGGTCAAGGCGATGTAACTGCAAAAGATATCATGACCAATGATAATATTGAAATTCTTAATCCTGAGCATCACATTGCTTCTTTGGATGAAAATGGCAAATTAGAAGCAGAAATGACTGTTAAGATGGGTCGTGGTTATGTAACTTCAGAAGAAAATAAAGATGAAGACGATGAAATTGGGGCAATTTCTATTGATTCAGCATTTTCTCCAATTAAGCGTGTTAACTATAATGTAACACAAGCGCGTGTGGGTAAAAAAACGGACTTTGATAAATTAACATTAGAAGTGTGGACCAATGGTGCAATTGCACCTGAGGATGCAGTGGCCTATGCAGCTAAAATTATTAAAGAACAAGTACAAGTATTCATTAACTTTGATGAAAAAACTGCTGAGCCTGAAATTGTTGAAGTGATTGAGGAAGAAGTTCCTAATAAAATCAATGAGCATTTGCTAAGAAAAGTTGAAGAGCTCGAGTTGTCTGTTCGTTCAGCAAATTGCTTACAAAATGCAGATTTAAAATTTATTGGTGAATTGGTTCAGAAAACAGAAATGGACATGTTGAAAACCAAAAATTTTGGTCGTAAATCTTTGAATGAAATCAAAGAAATTTTAACTGAGATGGGTTTAGGTCTGGGTATGAAACTAGACTTAGAAACCGTTAAAGAAATTGAGAAGTTAAGAAGAAACAACTCAGCCGTTGGACAAGTCAGTGCGGCATTGGGAGAGTCAGTAGTATGA
- a CDS encoding TlpA disulfide reductase family protein: protein MRLIAGLSFLFFVSSAFASDVCKGAVEAKVGACAPQVSSLENVSQKLLNKSVTANDLRGKVVFLHFWATWCKPCVEELPELEKLFAKIKDNKNIVFLAVSIDTEGKPALDRFFERLFANKYPKFDILLDQKKLTANRFDAIKVPETFIIDKTGKITDKIVGINNWDSSIVENYLNLLSQQ, encoded by the coding sequence ATGCGATTGATAGCAGGGCTTAGCTTTCTATTTTTTGTTTCATCGGCCTTTGCATCGGATGTGTGCAAAGGTGCGGTTGAAGCAAAAGTTGGTGCATGTGCACCTCAAGTTTCTTCTTTAGAGAATGTATCACAAAAATTACTTAATAAAAGTGTCACGGCAAATGACTTGCGCGGTAAAGTTGTTTTTTTACATTTTTGGGCGACGTGGTGTAAACCTTGTGTTGAAGAGTTGCCAGAGTTAGAGAAATTATTTGCTAAAATTAAAGATAATAAAAACATAGTTTTTTTAGCTGTAAGTATTGATACTGAAGGAAAACCAGCTTTGGATAGATTTTTTGAACGCTTATTTGCCAACAAATATCCAAAATTTGATATTTTACTGGATCAAAAAAAACTAACAGCCAATCGCTTTGATGCCATTAAGGTTCCTGAAACATTCATCATAGATAAAACAGGTAAAATTACGGATAAAATTGTTGGCATTAACAATTGGGACAGCTCAATTGTTGAAAATTATTTAAACTTGCTAAGTCAGCAATAA
- the rpsK gene encoding 30S ribosomal protein S11, which produces MAAVKKKVTKKKKEKRTIPHGMVKVQATFNNTMVSITEPNGNVLSWSSAGAQGFKGSKKSTPFAAQIAAEKAARVAVDTYGLKSVDVDIKGPGAGREAAVRAIQSAGIRVNSIRDVTPIPHNGCRPPKRRRV; this is translated from the coding sequence ATGGCTGCAGTAAAGAAAAAAGTAACAAAAAAGAAAAAAGAAAAAAGAACGATTCCACATGGAATGGTAAAAGTTCAAGCTACATTTAACAATACAATGGTTTCTATTACTGAACCAAATGGTAACGTATTGTCATGGTCAAGTGCCGGAGCACAAGGGTTTAAAGGATCAAAAAAATCTACCCCCTTTGCTGCTCAGATTGCTGCTGAAAAAGCAGCTAGGGTTGCTGTAGATACCTATGGCTTGAAGTCTGTGGATGTTGATATTAAAGGCCCTGGAGCTGGCCGTGAAGCTGCAGTAAGAGCAATTCAATCCGCTGGAATTAGAGTTAACTCCATTCGTGACGTCACACCTATTCCACACAATGGATGTCGTCCACCTAAAAGAAGAAGAGTTTGA
- the map gene encoding type I methionyl aminopeptidase produces MVNIKSKEELEIMRKVNRLLAGVRETLKEMVKPGVTTLELDKKAEAMIREKGAVPAFKGYHGFPSTLCTSINEEVVHGIPSNRVLEEGDVLGMDMGAILNGFYADTAVTCMVGKVSLEAQKLLKTTEESLYRGIDQARPGGRLNDIGAAVQKCVEKEGYSVVREFVGHGIGKQLHEDPQVPNYGIAGTGMMLKVGMVLAIEPMVNIGGPKVNILDDGWTAVTEDGSLSAHFEHTVAITENGPEILTQV; encoded by the coding sequence ATGGTTAATATTAAGTCTAAAGAAGAACTTGAAATTATGCGTAAAGTCAACAGGTTATTGGCCGGTGTTCGTGAAACTTTAAAAGAAATGGTTAAGCCTGGAGTGACAACCTTAGAGCTAGATAAAAAAGCTGAGGCTATGATTAGAGAAAAAGGAGCTGTTCCAGCATTTAAAGGCTACCATGGCTTTCCATCAACTTTGTGTACATCCATCAATGAAGAAGTTGTTCACGGTATTCCTAGCAATAGAGTATTGGAAGAAGGAGATGTTTTGGGCATGGACATGGGGGCTATTTTAAATGGTTTCTACGCGGATACTGCTGTAACTTGCATGGTAGGAAAAGTTTCTTTAGAGGCACAAAAGCTTTTAAAAACTACGGAAGAGTCATTGTATAGAGGTATCGATCAAGCTCGGCCTGGTGGCAGATTAAATGATATTGGTGCGGCCGTGCAAAAATGTGTTGAAAAAGAGGGCTATAGTGTTGTAAGAGAGTTTGTCGGACATGGTATTGGCAAGCAATTGCATGAAGACCCACAAGTGCCCAATTACGGCATAGCAGGCACTGGTATGATGCTAAAAGTAGGTATGGTTTTGGCCATTGAGCCTATGGTGAATATAGGCGGGCCAAAAGTAAATATTTTAGATGATGGCTGGACGGCTGTCACAGAAGATGGTAGTTTGTCGGCTCATTTTGAGCATACGGTGGCAATTACTGAAAATGGGCCAGAAATTTTGACCCAAGTATAG
- the rpmJ gene encoding 50S ribosomal protein L36: MKVRVSVKKICNKCKVIRRKGVVRVICDNPRHKQRQG; the protein is encoded by the coding sequence ATGAAAGTAAGAGTATCAGTAAAGAAAATTTGTAATAAATGTAAAGTAATCCGCCGCAAAGGAGTGGTTAGGGTTATTTGTGATAATCCAAGGCATAAGCAAAGACAGGGTTAA